The Kitasatospora sp. NBC_00374 genome has a segment encoding these proteins:
- a CDS encoding peptidase inhibitor family I36 protein produces MKRTLKLAATALGAALLVPALATAAHANASDCEESHFCFFYNSNEQGSHNALGGRDVPDLSGYKFTSPGNGQGQGVKNNAASAVSNVCMTVTVFYNSNYSGPRDAFNYRNAKNLEETYNENASVYFAKDC; encoded by the coding sequence ATGAAGCGTACCCTCAAGCTCGCCGCAACGGCCCTGGGCGCTGCCCTGCTCGTCCCCGCCCTCGCCACCGCCGCGCACGCCAACGCGAGCGACTGCGAGGAAAGCCACTTCTGCTTCTTCTACAACTCGAACGAGCAGGGCTCCCACAACGCACTGGGGGGGAGGGACGTGCCCGACCTTTCCGGTTATAAGTTCACCAGCCCCGGCAACGGCCAGGGGCAGGGCGTCAAGAACAATGCCGCGTCGGCCGTCTCCAACGTGTGCATGACGGTCACGGTGTTCTACAACTCCAACTACAGCGGCCCGCGCGACGCGTTCAACTACCGCAATGCGAAGAACCTGGAAGAGACGTACAACGAGAACGCCTCGGTGTATTTCGCCAAGGACTGCTGA
- a CDS encoding type III PLP-dependent enzyme, with protein MRAALVAATEDAIIYDLDGIGRQYTALCAELPGVSVRFAMKACPVDEVLDHLARLGSGFDAASPQEIAQALCTGAAPELIHYGNTVKSDRNIAEAYRLGVRDFATDSPEDVAAIAEHAPGSRVFCRVATTGDGALWGLSRKFGCSPEDALRVLDAARAAGLVPSGLSVHVGSQQMTAEAWGEAIETLASLLEALNRHGIVPDRINLGGGLPALGVLDRHGRPLEPPLDKMFAVIREGVERLRAVNAAPLDFLLEPGRHLVADHGAIRAHVARLTSRHRLDGTREDWLYLSCGKFNGLYEMDQLQYRLEFPTHPGGQLVNAVVAGPTCDSDDAYAQEDGFVRVPRTLASGDPVWVHSCGAYAAAYATQGFNGFRPLPYTCVGGSAPDGGAA; from the coding sequence CTGCGTGCCGCGCTCGTCGCCGCCACGGAGGACGCCATCATCTACGACCTGGACGGCATCGGGCGCCAGTACACCGCCCTGTGCGCCGAACTGCCCGGCGTCTCGGTCCGGTTCGCGATGAAGGCCTGCCCGGTGGACGAGGTGCTCGACCACCTCGCCAGGCTCGGGTCCGGCTTCGACGCAGCCAGCCCGCAGGAGATCGCCCAGGCGCTGTGCACCGGGGCGGCCCCCGAACTGATCCACTACGGCAACACCGTCAAGTCCGACCGCAACATCGCCGAGGCCTACCGGCTGGGTGTGCGTGACTTCGCCACCGACAGCCCGGAGGACGTCGCCGCGATCGCCGAACACGCCCCCGGCTCACGGGTGTTCTGCCGGGTCGCGACCACCGGCGACGGCGCGCTGTGGGGTTTGAGCCGTAAGTTCGGCTGCTCGCCCGAGGACGCCCTGCGGGTGCTCGACGCCGCCCGGGCCGCCGGACTGGTGCCCTCCGGTCTGTCGGTGCACGTCGGTTCCCAGCAGATGACGGCCGAAGCCTGGGGTGAGGCGATCGAGACGCTGGCCAGCTTGCTGGAGGCGCTCAACCGGCACGGCATCGTTCCGGACCGGATCAACCTCGGTGGGGGACTGCCCGCCCTCGGCGTCCTCGACCGGCACGGCCGACCGCTGGAACCGCCGCTGGACAAGATGTTCGCGGTGATTCGCGAAGGCGTGGAACGGCTGCGCGCCGTCAACGCCGCCCCGCTGGACTTCCTGCTGGAGCCCGGCCGCCACCTGGTCGCCGACCACGGCGCGATCCGTGCCCACGTCGCCCGGCTCACCTCACGCCACCGGCTCGACGGCACCCGTGAGGACTGGCTCTATCTCAGCTGCGGAAAGTTCAACGGCCTGTACGAAATGGACCAGTTGCAGTACCGGCTGGAGTTCCCGACTCATCCCGGTGGGCAGCTGGTCAACGCCGTGGTGGCCGGTCCGACCTGTGACAGCGACGACGCCTACGCCCAGGAGGACGGCTTCGTGCGGGTCCCGCGGACGCTCGCCTCCGGCGACCCGGTCTGGGTCCACTCCTGCGGTGCGTACGCCGCCGCGTACGCCACCCAGGGGTTCAACGGCTTCCGGCCGTTGCCGTACACCTGCGTAGGCGGTTCGGCCCCGGACGGAGGCGCCGCATGA
- a CDS encoding GNAT family N-acetyltransferase: protein MSDTRIRLLREEDWDEVVALEERAYAASGLSEGEEALRSRHRASPSTCFVLEHAGGFAGYLLALPYPLFRCPDLSLAEGGTVRENRKGSNLHLHDLVIAERARGRGLARRMQRHLEETGWSARYRTLSLVAVHGSQRMWTLLGYRTRPEIGLPASYGAEAVYMAKPLERAVTGPAPGCPAQVADAKGAPRATGCAGLPVGPTRN from the coding sequence ATGAGCGACACCCGGATTCGGCTGCTTCGGGAAGAGGACTGGGACGAGGTGGTCGCACTGGAGGAACGCGCCTACGCGGCGAGCGGCCTGTCCGAGGGGGAGGAAGCACTGCGCTCCCGGCACCGCGCCTCGCCCTCGACCTGCTTCGTGCTGGAGCACGCGGGCGGCTTCGCCGGCTACCTGCTCGCACTGCCGTACCCGCTCTTCCGCTGCCCGGACCTGAGCCTGGCCGAGGGCGGCACGGTGAGGGAGAACCGCAAGGGGAGCAACCTGCACCTCCACGACCTGGTGATCGCCGAGCGAGCACGTGGCCGGGGCCTGGCCCGCCGGATGCAGCGGCACCTGGAGGAGACCGGGTGGTCGGCCCGCTACCGGACGCTCTCCCTGGTCGCCGTGCACGGCTCGCAGAGGATGTGGACGCTGCTGGGCTACCGCACCCGGCCGGAGATCGGGCTGCCCGCGAGCTACGGTGCCGAGGCGGTCTACATGGCGAAGCCGTTGGAGCGGGCTGTCACCGGTCCGGCTCCCGGCTGTCCGGCGCAGGTCGCGGACGCGAAGGGTGCGCCGCGGGCAACCGGGTGCGCCGGGCTGCCTGTCGGGCCGACCCGGAATTGA
- a CDS encoding glutamine synthetase — MTTTHSRAERAAQARSAEAQLAADGIDGVVFGWVDNAGITRVKSVPLNQLEHAAEYGVGAVPCFDLSLVDDSFTTTPSSTGPVGDLRLVPDLDRLTVLAAQPGWAWAPADRHTQDGTPHPGCQRSFARRTAEAVERRGLSVQAGIEIEWVVADAAGNPATVEPAYGMARFIEHSDYLREVLRALTEQGLAVLQIHPEYAAGQFEVSVAAEGPVEAADTAMLVRHTIRAVSARHSLRVSYAPVFTEGAIGNGGHLHLSLWRQDRNLGHGGPGRHGLHPEAEQFLAGALAELPALLALGAPSVASYLRLVPSHFAGAYRCWGLENREAALRLIAGSTARQANAEFKCFDAAANPYLTIGGVLAAGLAGLDAGLPLPPETRSDPAALGSAERLPASLSEATDAYEKSALLRQALGPELYENVLAVRRAEAELFATHTDEDVIEAVRWRY, encoded by the coding sequence ATGACCACCACGCACTCCCGGGCCGAACGGGCTGCCCAGGCCCGGTCGGCCGAAGCCCAGCTCGCTGCCGACGGAATCGACGGGGTGGTGTTCGGCTGGGTCGACAACGCCGGGATCACCCGGGTGAAGTCCGTCCCGCTCAACCAGCTCGAACACGCCGCCGAGTACGGTGTCGGCGCCGTACCCTGTTTCGACCTCTCCCTGGTGGACGACTCCTTCACCACCACACCTTCGAGCACCGGCCCGGTGGGCGACCTGCGGCTCGTCCCCGACCTCGACCGGCTCACCGTGCTCGCCGCCCAGCCCGGCTGGGCCTGGGCCCCGGCCGACCGCCACACCCAGGACGGCACCCCGCACCCCGGCTGCCAGCGCAGCTTCGCCCGCCGGACCGCCGAGGCCGTCGAGCGACGCGGGCTCTCGGTGCAGGCCGGGATCGAGATCGAGTGGGTGGTGGCAGACGCCGCCGGAAACCCCGCGACGGTCGAACCCGCTTACGGGATGGCCCGCTTCATCGAGCACTCCGACTACCTGCGGGAGGTGCTGCGCGCCCTCACCGAGCAGGGGCTGGCCGTGCTCCAGATCCACCCCGAGTACGCCGCCGGGCAGTTCGAGGTCTCGGTCGCCGCCGAGGGGCCGGTGGAGGCGGCCGACACCGCGATGCTGGTGCGCCACACCATCCGAGCCGTCTCCGCCCGGCACAGCCTGCGGGTCTCGTACGCGCCCGTCTTCACCGAGGGCGCGATCGGCAACGGCGGCCACCTGCACCTCAGCCTCTGGCGACAGGACCGGAACCTCGGGCACGGCGGCCCCGGCCGCCACGGGCTGCACCCCGAAGCCGAGCAGTTCCTCGCGGGCGCACTGGCCGAACTGCCCGCCCTGCTCGCCCTCGGCGCGCCCAGCGTCGCCTCCTACCTGCGCCTGGTCCCCTCCCACTTCGCCGGGGCCTACCGTTGCTGGGGCCTGGAGAACCGCGAGGCGGCGCTGCGCCTGATCGCCGGCTCCACCGCCAGGCAGGCCAACGCCGAGTTCAAGTGCTTCGACGCCGCCGCCAACCCGTACCTGACGATCGGCGGCGTGCTGGCCGCCGGACTTGCCGGACTCGACGCCGGCCTGCCCCTCCCGCCCGAGACCCGGAGCGACCCCGCCGCCCTCGGCAGCGCCGAGCGCCTCCCGGCGAGCCTGTCGGAGGCGACCGACGCGTACGAGAAGTCCGCACTGCTGCGGCAGGCACTCGGCCCCGAGCTGTACGAGAACGTGCTGGCCGTACGGCGGGCGGAGGCGGAGCTGTTCGCCACGCACACGGACGAGGACGTCATCGAGGCCGTCCGCTGGCGGTACTGA